One part of the Cellvibrionales bacterium genome encodes these proteins:
- a CDS encoding NAD(P)H-dependent oxidoreductase subunit E → MSELIASEKPSMSAYHRHIVVCTGPRCTQGESQTLFDSLGEKFKAAGIDKGALRVKRTRASCFATCKGGPLMAVQPDGVWYYNVTDANMDRIIREHFVGGTPVEELIYHRSGCDT, encoded by the coding sequence ATGAGTGAATTGATAGCCAGCGAAAAACCATCGATGAGCGCCTACCACCGGCACATAGTGGTTTGCACTGGGCCGCGCTGTACGCAAGGCGAATCGCAAACACTGTTCGACAGCCTCGGCGAAAAATTCAAAGCCGCTGGCATCGACAAAGGTGCTTTGCGCGTTAAACGCACGCGCGCTTCCTGTTTCGCCACTTGCAAAGGCGGCCCGCTAATGGCCGTGCAGCCAGACGGCGTGTGGTACTACAATGTCACCGACGCCAATATGGATCGCATTATTCGCGAACATTTTGTTGGCGGCACACCTGTCGAAGAACTGATTTATCACCGCTCCGGTTGCGATACATGA
- a CDS encoding type II toxin-antitoxin system VapB family antitoxin has protein sequence MRTTVTIDDALYKKAIDVADPSMDKADLIREAIKVYVRVQSAKRLASLGAAAPEMQDIPRERTPPP, from the coding sequence ATGAGAACCACAGTGACAATAGACGACGCTTTGTACAAAAAAGCCATCGATGTAGCTGACCCTTCTATGGATAAAGCCGATCTCATCCGCGAGGCCATCAAAGTGTATGTGCGCGTGCAATCTGCCAAGCGTTTGGCAAGCCTCGGCGCTGCTGCGCCTGAGATGCAGGACATCCCGCGCGAACGCACGCCGCCACCATGA
- a CDS encoding polyhydroxyalkanoic acid system family protein, with translation MASIKISHAHKLSERETRAVLDTLIAKLHDEYQITSVWHGSHIEFHRSGASGKLMMHPHKVDIEIKLGMMLGMFEKKICSAITEFCEEKLPQ, from the coding sequence ATGGCATCGATCAAAATTAGCCATGCACACAAATTATCGGAGCGTGAGACGCGCGCCGTGCTGGATACTTTAATTGCAAAGCTGCACGATGAATATCAAATTACCAGCGTGTGGCACGGCAGCCATATTGAGTTTCACCGCAGCGGCGCGAGTGGTAAGTTAATGATGCATCCACACAAAGTGGATATAGAAATTAAACTCGGCATGATGCTGGGGATGTTCGAGAAAAAAATCTGCAGCGCCATTACCGAGTTCTGTGAAGAAAAGCTGCCGCAGTGA
- a CDS encoding TonB-dependent receptor translates to MKHPITLKSALPLALLTALAPHALADEANANSTLETVLVTATRTEETVAKTLAPATVYTKEDSEQLQATSVTELLQRIPGASINTNGGAGSVASVFLRGTNSSHTLFLIDGQRINSATLGSSPLESLDVNQIERIEVVRGPRSSLYGADAIGGVIQIFTKQGGEAGLHPKISYGFGNHGTQQTTISVNGAQDGFRGSFSSSHYDTDGIDALIDDNGTNFDNDAYRNTSTSASVGYRFDNGADISLSHYKSNSENEYDNGFLPNTRPYSRSGLETTSFKWEQPVISDLWKSTVQLGETRNTSEDFDDLDRRTFSKFNTRRESASWQNDFTFKTGAVSHVLTGGVDYYNDEVNSTSPFTDATGKPVKERDNLGTFVQEQMDVGKHQLVLGLRNDDNEQYNNNATGNVSYGYALHDDLRVIASYGTAFKAPTFNDLFWPITPWSAGNPNLKPEKSTNYEIGLKGTPAFGSWELNVFENNITDLIEWAEMPPGSWFYTPSNVDKAEIQGVEFALNTSIQEWNIAFNTSYIDARYDGKGVDHNNFLINRPRHTMNLDISRNFGAYEFGTEFVAQSKRYTDRSNTNVEGGNNLVNVRAAYNLTKEVKLQLKLTNLFDNQYRINDRYNTEGFGYMASIVYTPEL, encoded by the coding sequence ATGAAACATCCCATCACACTAAAAAGCGCACTCCCTTTGGCTCTGCTTACCGCACTGGCGCCACACGCATTAGCGGATGAAGCGAACGCAAATAGCACACTGGAAACGGTACTAGTTACCGCCACGCGCACTGAAGAAACCGTAGCAAAAACACTCGCGCCCGCCACGGTGTATACCAAAGAAGACAGCGAACAACTTCAAGCTACTAGTGTCACGGAATTGTTGCAGCGCATCCCAGGCGCCAGCATCAATACCAACGGCGGCGCAGGTTCTGTCGCCAGTGTGTTCTTGCGCGGCACGAACAGCAGCCACACACTGTTTTTGATCGACGGCCAACGCATCAACAGCGCCACACTCGGCTCATCGCCACTGGAATCACTCGATGTCAATCAAATCGAGCGCATTGAAGTTGTGCGCGGTCCGCGCTCTAGCCTGTACGGTGCCGACGCCATCGGCGGCGTGATTCAAATTTTCACCAAACAGGGCGGTGAAGCCGGTCTGCATCCTAAAATTTCTTACGGTTTTGGCAATCACGGCACACAACAAACTACGATCAGTGTGAACGGCGCACAAGATGGTTTTCGCGGCAGTTTTTCTAGCTCGCACTACGATACCGATGGCATCGATGCACTGATTGACGACAACGGCACCAACTTTGATAACGACGCCTATCGCAACACGAGCACCAGTGCTTCTGTCGGTTATCGCTTTGATAACGGTGCCGATATTTCACTGTCACATTACAAATCCAACAGCGAAAACGAATACGACAACGGTTTTTTACCCAACACACGCCCCTACTCGCGCTCCGGTTTAGAAACCACCAGCTTCAAATGGGAACAACCCGTTATCAGCGATTTATGGAAAAGCACCGTGCAGCTGGGTGAAACACGAAACACCTCTGAAGATTTTGACGATCTCGATCGTCGCACTTTCAGTAAATTCAACACGCGCCGTGAATCGGCCAGTTGGCAAAATGATTTCACTTTTAAAACAGGTGCCGTTAGCCATGTGTTGACCGGTGGCGTGGACTACTACAACGACGAAGTGAATAGCACTTCACCCTTTACCGATGCCACCGGCAAGCCGGTAAAAGAGCGCGACAATCTCGGGACTTTTGTGCAAGAGCAAATGGATGTCGGCAAGCACCAATTGGTACTCGGCTTGCGCAATGACGACAACGAGCAGTACAACAACAACGCCACCGGCAATGTCAGCTACGGTTATGCTCTGCACGATGATTTACGCGTAATCGCCTCTTACGGCACCGCTTTCAAAGCGCCAACTTTCAACGATTTGTTCTGGCCGATCACGCCGTGGTCTGCCGGCAACCCCAATTTGAAACCGGAAAAATCCACCAACTATGAAATCGGCTTAAAAGGCACGCCGGCATTTGGCTCGTGGGAACTCAATGTGTTTGAAAACAATATCACCGACTTGATCGAATGGGCAGAAATGCCACCGGGTTCTTGGTTTTATACACCGAGCAATGTCGACAAAGCGGAAATTCAGGGCGTGGAATTTGCGCTGAATACATCCATTCAAGAATGGAATATTGCATTCAATACCAGCTACATCGACGCGCGTTACGATGGCAAGGGCGTAGATCACAACAACTTCTTGATCAACCGCCCGCGCCACACAATGAACCTCGACATCAGCCGCAACTTTGGTGCTTATGAATTCGGCACGGAGTTTGTTGCGCAATCGAAACGCTACACCGATCGCAGCAACACGAATGTTGAAGGTGGCAATAATCTGGTGAATGTACGCGCAGCCTATAACCTAACGAAAGAAGTAAAGCTGCAGCTCAAACTCACCAATTTGTTCGACAACCAATACCGCATCAATGATCGCTACAACACTGAAGGCTTTGGTTACATGGCCTCAATTGTTTACACACCGGAGCTGTAA
- a CDS encoding threonine-phosphate decarboxylase: MLEHGGKLRAAVQQYHIPLEDWLDLSAALNPTPYPVGKIHYSTWQRLPEDDDALITIAARYYGNEQLLPVAGSQAAIQTLPFLFSAPLRVGILQTTYNEHAHAWRRAGHTLIALDEQEIDQHISQLDVLLLVNPNNPTSAIFSRAQLRQWHAQLTTNKGWLIVDEAFIDCDPQHSLVQEAQQTGLIILRSLGKFFGLAGARVGFVFAEKNLLANLRETLGPWPISHPSRIAAQRALSDSTWQQQQREMLPQQSARLAQLLTENGLAPTGGCALFQWIQTPTAAAIHHHLATQGILTRLYAAPASLRLGLPAEEAEWERLTSALKRALINHHI, from the coding sequence ATGCTTGAACACGGCGGCAAACTGCGCGCAGCAGTTCAGCAATACCATATTCCCTTGGAGGATTGGCTGGATTTGTCTGCCGCACTCAATCCAACGCCCTATCCCGTAGGAAAAATTCATTACTCCACTTGGCAACGCCTGCCGGAGGATGACGATGCCTTAATTACTATCGCTGCACGCTATTACGGCAACGAACAATTATTACCTGTTGCCGGCTCGCAAGCGGCGATTCAAACGCTGCCGTTTTTGTTTTCTGCACCGCTGCGCGTCGGCATTTTACAAACCACCTACAACGAACACGCGCATGCGTGGCGGCGCGCCGGTCACACACTGATCGCGCTGGATGAACAAGAAATTGATCAGCATATTTCGCAGCTGGATGTGTTGCTATTGGTGAATCCCAACAACCCAACCAGTGCCATTTTTTCGCGCGCACAATTGCGGCAATGGCACGCGCAACTTACAACGAATAAAGGCTGGCTGATTGTTGATGAAGCGTTTATCGACTGCGACCCGCAACACAGTCTCGTTCAAGAAGCCCAACAAACTGGCTTGATTATCCTGCGCTCTCTCGGCAAGTTTTTTGGTTTGGCGGGCGCACGCGTCGGTTTTGTATTTGCCGAAAAAAATCTACTCGCCAACTTGCGCGAAACCTTGGGACCGTGGCCCATCAGCCATCCTTCGCGCATCGCCGCGCAGCGCGCCCTGAGCGACAGCACATGGCAACAACAGCAGCGCGAAATGCTGCCGCAGCAATCCGCGCGCTTAGCGCAGTTGCTTACCGAAAACGGTCTTGCTCCGACGGGTGGCTGCGCCCTGTTTCAATGGATACAAACGCCCACTGCTGCCGCTATCCATCACCATCTGGCCACACAAGGCATCCTCACCCGTTTGTACGCTGCGCCCGCCAGTTTGCGTTTGGGCTTACCTGCTGAGGAAGCTGAGTGGGAGAGGTTGACCAGTGCTCTGAAGCGCGCCTTGATAAATCATCATATTTGA
- the cobA gene encoding uroporphyrinogen-III C-methyltransferase, translating to MNEIHSSLGKVWLVGAGPGDPDLLTVKALRLLQTCDVVIYDRLVSPAIMALMPESLRKIYVGKARSEHAVPQDNINQLLVDEARAGHKVLRLKGGDPFIFGRGGEEIEELAAANIPFEVVPGITAASGCSAYAGIPLTHRDYAQSVRFITGHLKNDEVNLRWPELMDPTQTLVFYMGLVGLQAICEQLIQHGRDPQTPVALIEKGTTPQQRVVIATLATINERVHAEQVTAPTLTIIGDVVKLHDKLKWR from the coding sequence ATGAACGAAATACACTCCTCTCTCGGCAAAGTTTGGTTAGTCGGCGCAGGCCCCGGCGACCCAGATTTGCTGACGGTTAAAGCGCTGCGCTTGCTGCAAACTTGCGATGTAGTGATTTACGATCGCCTCGTTTCGCCGGCGATCATGGCGCTGATGCCGGAATCTTTGCGCAAAATTTATGTCGGCAAAGCGCGCAGCGAACACGCGGTGCCACAAGACAATATCAATCAACTGTTGGTGGATGAAGCGCGCGCCGGTCACAAGGTGTTGCGCTTGAAAGGTGGCGACCCATTTATTTTCGGTCGCGGCGGTGAAGAAATTGAAGAACTCGCCGCAGCCAATATTCCATTTGAAGTGGTGCCAGGTATTACCGCTGCCAGCGGTTGTTCGGCTTACGCCGGCATTCCGCTCACGCACCGCGATTACGCGCAATCGGTGCGTTTTATCACCGGCCATTTAAAAAATGATGAAGTGAATTTGCGCTGGCCCGAATTGATGGATCCCACGCAAACGCTAGTTTTTTATATGGGCTTGGTCGGCTTGCAAGCGATTTGCGAGCAGTTGATACAACACGGGCGCGATCCACAAACACCGGTCGCGCTGATCGAAAAAGGCACCACGCCCCAGCAGCGCGTGGTGATTGCCACGCTCGCCACCATCAACGAGCGCGTGCACGCAGAGCAAGTCACTGCGCCTACGCTCACCATCATCGGTGATGTAGTCAAACTGCACGACAAACTGAAATGGCGTTAA
- a CDS encoding cobalamin biosynthesis protein, translated as MALSFFAPLLALLLDKVLGEPKRWHPLAAFGQCATRAEHFFYGNGECSFVKRQWRGFIAVMVLMIPVTLAAWMLSALPVVGGIFSVVILYGCLGLQSLHEHARAVATSLFAGDLTAARQAVAMIVSRDTQTMNETQITRATIESVLENGNDAVFATLFWFFIFGAPGAVLLRAANTLDAMWGYKTEHYLHFGRFAAKFDDVLNWLPARLTAATFSLLGNTQRAWHCWRAQARHCASPNGGVVMTAGAGALQITLGGAAVYHGIAKEKILMGEGKTPTAFDIERALRLVRHSAWLWVFLYAIFYSLYA; from the coding sequence ATGGCGTTAAGTTTTTTTGCGCCACTGCTGGCCTTACTGCTCGATAAAGTTTTAGGTGAACCTAAACGCTGGCATCCGCTGGCTGCATTTGGTCAGTGCGCCACACGCGCAGAACATTTTTTTTACGGCAACGGCGAATGTTCATTTGTTAAACGCCAGTGGCGCGGTTTTATAGCGGTGATGGTTTTGATGATTCCTGTAACACTGGCGGCATGGATGCTCAGCGCGCTGCCGGTGGTCGGCGGTATTTTTTCTGTCGTCATCCTGTACGGTTGCTTGGGTTTGCAAAGTCTGCACGAACACGCGCGCGCCGTGGCCACATCTTTATTTGCAGGTGATCTCACCGCAGCTCGGCAGGCGGTGGCGATGATCGTCAGCCGCGACACGCAAACCATGAACGAAACACAAATCACGCGCGCGACTATCGAATCCGTATTAGAAAACGGCAATGACGCGGTATTTGCCACCTTGTTTTGGTTTTTTATTTTCGGCGCACCCGGTGCGGTGTTGTTGCGTGCAGCCAATACGCTGGACGCGATGTGGGGCTACAAAACTGAACACTATTTGCACTTTGGACGCTTTGCCGCCAAGTTTGATGATGTATTGAATTGGTTGCCTGCGCGCCTCACCGCTGCCACTTTTTCTCTGCTCGGCAACACGCAGCGCGCATGGCATTGCTGGCGTGCGCAAGCACGGCACTGCGCAAGCCCTAACGGCGGCGTGGTGATGACAGCCGGTGCCGGCGCACTGCAAATCACCCTCGGCGGCGCGGCGGTTTATCACGGCATCGCCAAAGAAAAAATCCTCATGGGTGAAGGAAAAACTCCGACAGCTTTCGATATAGAACGCGCTTTGCGCCTGGTGCGACACAGCGCATGGCTGTGGGTTTTTCTCTACGCTATTTTTTATTCGCTTTATGCTTGA
- a CDS encoding VapC toxin family PIN domain ribonuclease yields the protein MSRVLVDTSVWVDHFRQSNKPLIDLLILDGVAMHPLIIGELACCTPPNRAQTLSDLHNLQSTQQATLPETLGFIERECLFGLGCGLIDLLLLTSALITPNTQLWTLDKRLHQLAQRFGVAYSPAKH from the coding sequence ATGAGCCGCGTATTGGTTGACACCTCGGTATGGGTGGATCACTTCCGCCAGAGCAACAAACCCTTGATCGATTTGCTAATACTCGACGGGGTGGCAATGCACCCGCTCATCATCGGGGAGCTTGCTTGCTGTACACCACCTAATCGCGCGCAAACACTGAGCGATCTGCACAATCTGCAATCCACGCAGCAGGCAACGCTGCCGGAAACACTGGGTTTCATCGAGCGTGAATGTCTGTTTGGTTTGGGCTGCGGCCTAATTGATTTATTACTGCTGACTTCAGCGCTAATCACACCCAACACACAGTTATGGACCTTGGACAAGCGCTTACACCAACTAGCGCAACGCTTTGGTGTGGCATACAGCCCTGCGAAACACTGA